From one Streptomyces sp. NBC_01478 genomic stretch:
- a CDS encoding S8/S53 family peptidase, which produces MAPQRFHEQFDQIQRSMPDIPLAMGPDDSAEFFYEKGVVLARDGEEARLVEDTVRTHFTAAPDLTPDSVRRAGPETNRSGITRIQVGDPGQGDRRADHAVANALRALREPEGRAGRRLVSRNHVVSIAVNACPGDEPVPAPRSEGANPAPAEAGYDPDSAVGVLVIDTGLMHDYRSYPLLAHVQGDAQIRETDDAGVLQQYVGHGTFIAGLVAAVSPNTEVTVRNTLNDAGAILESDFGEALFAAVDQNGWPDVISLSAGTSNGRTDGLLGVEGFMQALRGQRTLLVAAAGNNASASPFWPAAYADLPDYQDVVLSVGALRSDGEFGACFSNHGAWVKAYAPGERLIGPLTGFDTPTPYAYQHTTYDACRFGFTYTCTCQSPAHKGVLSQAGDAEPGSPDQVTFDGFAHWSGTSFAAPVAAGMVAAFMTANKESDARAARGQLLAANTEYAEVRGAHVPALRPPTWRPVPVVPLSPPA; this is translated from the coding sequence ATGGCACCACAGCGATTCCACGAGCAGTTCGACCAGATCCAACGCTCGATGCCCGACATCCCCCTGGCGATGGGGCCGGACGACTCCGCCGAGTTCTTCTACGAGAAGGGCGTCGTGCTCGCCCGCGACGGCGAGGAGGCCCGCCTCGTCGAGGACACCGTCCGCACGCACTTCACCGCCGCCCCCGACCTCACCCCGGACTCCGTGCGCCGGGCGGGCCCCGAGACCAACCGGTCCGGCATCACCCGCATCCAGGTCGGCGACCCGGGCCAGGGCGACCGGCGCGCCGACCACGCCGTGGCGAACGCGCTGCGCGCCCTGCGCGAACCGGAAGGCCGCGCCGGCCGCCGGCTGGTCAGCCGCAACCACGTGGTGTCGATCGCCGTGAACGCCTGTCCCGGCGACGAACCCGTGCCCGCCCCGCGCTCCGAAGGGGCCAACCCGGCGCCCGCGGAAGCCGGTTACGACCCCGACTCCGCCGTCGGCGTCCTCGTCATCGACACCGGCCTCATGCACGACTACCGGTCCTACCCGCTGCTGGCCCACGTCCAGGGCGACGCGCAGATCAGGGAGACCGACGACGCGGGGGTGCTCCAACAGTACGTAGGGCACGGCACGTTCATCGCCGGGCTCGTCGCGGCCGTCTCGCCCAACACCGAGGTGACGGTCCGCAACACCCTCAACGACGCGGGCGCCATTCTCGAATCCGACTTCGGCGAGGCCCTGTTCGCCGCCGTCGACCAGAACGGCTGGCCCGACGTCATCAGCCTCTCCGCCGGCACCTCCAACGGCCGCACCGACGGACTCCTCGGCGTCGAGGGCTTCATGCAGGCCCTGCGCGGACAGCGCACCCTCCTCGTCGCCGCCGCGGGCAACAACGCCAGCGCCAGCCCGTTCTGGCCCGCCGCCTACGCCGACCTGCCCGACTACCAGGACGTCGTCCTCTCGGTCGGCGCGCTGCGCAGCGACGGGGAGTTCGGCGCCTGCTTCAGCAACCACGGCGCCTGGGTCAAGGCCTACGCTCCCGGCGAGCGGCTCATCGGCCCCCTCACCGGCTTCGACACCCCCACGCCGTACGCCTACCAGCACACCACCTACGACGCCTGCCGGTTCGGCTTCACCTACACCTGCACCTGCCAATCGCCCGCCCACAAGGGCGTGTTGAGCCAGGCCGGGGACGCCGAGCCGGGCAGCCCGGACCAGGTGACCTTCGACGGGTTCGCGCACTGGAGCGGCACCTCGTTCGCCGCGCCCGTCGCCGCCGGCATGGTCGCCGCCTTCATGACGGCGAACAAGGAGAGCGACGCGCGTGCCGCCCGCGGCCAACTCCTCGCGGCCAACACCGAGTACGCCGAAGTGCGCGGGGCGCATGTACCGGCGCTGCGCCCACCCACCTGGCGCCCGGTGCCCGTCGTACCGCTCTCCCCTCCGGCATGA
- a CDS encoding RNA polymerase sigma factor, whose translation MRAGTVPSTAYDDMPYTRGGTVDRAEVGALVQSAVDGDAAAWKALVEGLSPLVWSVVRAHRLSDADGHEVYQTVWLRFSQHLRRIREPEKAGSWLASTARNECLKVIKSLRRLMPTDDPQLLDRVSEERTPEQSLIDSEEAASDAERVRRLWQEFEELGERCRQLLRVLMASPPPSYLEVSAGLGIAVGSIGPMRQRCLRRLRARLDARGAV comes from the coding sequence ATGAGGGCCGGAACCGTCCCCTCCACGGCGTACGATGACATGCCGTACACGAGGGGTGGCACTGTGGACCGTGCAGAGGTCGGCGCGCTCGTCCAGTCCGCCGTCGACGGCGACGCGGCGGCCTGGAAGGCGCTCGTGGAGGGTCTGAGCCCACTGGTCTGGTCCGTGGTGCGCGCCCACCGGCTCTCCGACGCCGACGGCCACGAGGTGTACCAGACCGTGTGGTTGCGCTTCTCCCAGCATCTGCGGCGCATCCGGGAACCCGAGAAGGCCGGCTCCTGGCTGGCGTCCACCGCGCGCAACGAATGCCTGAAGGTGATCAAGAGCCTACGGCGGCTGATGCCCACGGACGATCCCCAACTCCTCGACCGCGTCAGCGAGGAGCGCACCCCCGAGCAGTCGCTGATCGACTCGGAGGAGGCGGCCTCCGACGCCGAGCGCGTCCGGCGGCTGTGGCAGGAGTTCGAGGAACTGGGCGAAAGGTGCAGGCAGTTGCTGCGGGTACTGATGGCCTCGCCGCCGCCCAGCTATCTGGAGGTGTCCGCCGGGCTGGGGATCGCCGTCGGCAGCATCGGCCCGATGCGCCAGCGCTG
- a CDS encoding CHAT domain-containing protein — MGGVTAGSDSVLDLLPMVFAAPSEALAGAREVLDGGPTPFQASVAHHVIGIWQRDFGDLRLALRHLRRARDLAARADSADREADVLGTLGVALVHAGRTRQGLAAFERGIARGTGQTRARVLFRRAYVWWVLGRHREALDDVRRAIPVLRQVDDTIWTARALTLRATVHLALGAVDRADADFTAAELLWETTGQEHDKADAVESRGLAAFRSGDIPVALQLLDEAQEMYAKLATPSFMLTVRRCEVLMSAGLAGEALAHADTAVGLLDGIGGQSTRKAELLLVAARAARLADDPQTAIARAAVAVRLFAAQRRTWWQTHAQLVLIEARLAAGRASGRLVADAAAVADRLAGFGSPSAPEASLLAGRIALELGWTADAERHLAVAARSRRGGPPLARMTGWAAQALRAQAAGSGRGVLEACRRGLDVLDDHRTTLGASELRARATAQGAELAALAQRASLVSGGPRRLLVWSERWRATALSTPPTRPPADPVLLTDLTAFREIAARAEQARMEGRPVPALEREQRRLEREIRSRTLHMRGDAPGEGDRFDPSRLLARLGTGRLVELAVVDGRVHALLCGAGRVRRFEAGLLAEAMAEAEHVQAGLRRLAHPGAEARLPVVEAAGRRLEELLLGEAAQHLGSGPVVVVPPGRLHRVPWALLPSLRERVLSVSPSAGGWLRALDTEPPPGDRHVLVRGPGLATGGAEVPDLAGRYGRRPTVLEHDGAEVPRVLAELDGATLAHIAAHGTFRADSPLFSSLRMADGPLIVHDFERLARSPYRIILSSCETARLASVGADELLGLVTALLPLGTAGVVASSAPVNDAAVVPLMLTLHKGLSAGLSLAEALRDARAALPGDATHQATGWAFTAFGAA, encoded by the coding sequence ATGGGAGGAGTGACAGCGGGAAGCGACTCGGTTCTCGACCTCCTGCCGATGGTGTTCGCGGCTCCGAGCGAGGCGCTGGCCGGTGCGCGGGAGGTCCTCGACGGCGGTCCGACGCCGTTCCAGGCCTCCGTGGCGCATCACGTGATCGGCATCTGGCAGCGGGACTTCGGCGATCTACGGCTCGCTCTGCGGCATCTGCGGCGCGCCCGCGACCTGGCGGCCCGCGCGGATTCGGCGGACCGGGAGGCGGACGTCCTCGGCACGCTCGGTGTGGCGTTGGTGCACGCCGGCCGTACCCGGCAGGGTCTGGCGGCCTTCGAGCGGGGCATCGCCCGGGGCACGGGACAGACCCGGGCGCGGGTCCTGTTCCGGCGGGCGTACGTCTGGTGGGTGCTGGGCCGTCACCGGGAGGCGCTGGACGACGTACGGCGGGCGATTCCCGTGCTGCGGCAGGTGGACGACACGATCTGGACGGCGCGGGCGCTCACCCTGCGCGCGACCGTGCATCTCGCGCTGGGCGCGGTGGACCGGGCCGACGCCGACTTCACGGCGGCCGAGCTGTTGTGGGAGACCACCGGCCAGGAGCACGACAAGGCGGACGCGGTGGAGAGCCGGGGGCTGGCCGCGTTCCGCTCGGGCGACATCCCGGTGGCGCTCCAACTGCTCGACGAGGCACAGGAGATGTACGCCAAGCTGGCCACCCCGAGCTTCATGCTGACCGTCCGCCGCTGCGAGGTGCTGATGAGCGCGGGGCTGGCCGGGGAGGCGCTGGCGCACGCGGACACGGCGGTCGGGCTGCTCGACGGCATCGGCGGTCAGTCCACCCGCAAGGCGGAGTTGCTGCTCGTGGCCGCCCGGGCCGCGCGGCTCGCGGACGATCCACAGACGGCGATCGCGCGCGCGGCCGTGGCGGTCCGGCTGTTCGCCGCACAGCGGCGCACCTGGTGGCAGACGCATGCCCAACTGGTGCTGATCGAGGCCCGGTTGGCGGCCGGGCGGGCGTCGGGGCGGCTGGTGGCGGACGCCGCCGCGGTGGCCGACCGGCTGGCCGGCTTCGGCTCGCCGTCCGCTCCGGAGGCCTCGCTGCTCGCGGGCCGGATAGCGCTGGAACTGGGCTGGACGGCGGACGCGGAGCGGCACTTGGCGGTGGCCGCCCGCAGCAGACGCGGCGGCCCGCCGCTGGCCCGGATGACCGGCTGGGCGGCGCAGGCGCTGCGCGCGCAGGCCGCGGGTTCCGGTCGCGGGGTGCTGGAGGCGTGCCGGCGCGGCCTCGACGTGCTGGACGATCACCGCACGACCCTGGGCGCCTCGGAGTTGCGGGCGCGGGCGACCGCGCAGGGCGCCGAACTGGCGGCGCTGGCCCAGCGGGCGAGCCTGGTCTCCGGCGGTCCGCGGCGGCTGCTGGTGTGGAGCGAGCGCTGGCGGGCGACCGCGCTGTCCACTCCGCCCACCCGACCGCCCGCCGACCCGGTGCTGCTCACCGACCTGACGGCGTTCCGCGAGATCGCCGCCCGCGCGGAGCAGGCCCGCATGGAGGGCCGTCCGGTGCCGGCCCTGGAGCGTGAACAGCGGCGCCTGGAGCGGGAGATCCGCTCCCGCACCCTCCATATGCGCGGTGACGCCCCCGGCGAGGGCGACCGCTTCGATCCGTCCCGCCTGCTGGCCCGCCTCGGTACGGGCCGGCTGGTCGAACTCGCCGTCGTGGACGGCCGGGTGCACGCCCTGCTGTGCGGGGCGGGCCGGGTCCGCCGCTTCGAGGCGGGCCTGCTCGCGGAGGCGATGGCCGAGGCGGAGCACGTACAGGCGGGGCTACGGCGGCTGGCGCATCCCGGGGCGGAGGCCAGGCTCCCGGTGGTGGAGGCGGCGGGCCGGCGTCTGGAGGAGCTGCTTCTCGGCGAGGCCGCTCAACACCTGGGCTCCGGGCCGGTGGTGGTGGTTCCGCCGGGCCGACTCCACCGCGTCCCCTGGGCGTTGCTGCCCTCGCTGCGCGAGCGGGTGCTCAGTGTGTCGCCGTCGGCGGGCGGTTGGCTGCGCGCGCTGGACACCGAACCGCCGCCCGGCGATCGGCACGTCCTGGTGCGCGGGCCCGGCCTCGCGACCGGCGGCGCCGAGGTCCCGGACCTGGCCGGCCGGTACGGCAGGCGGCCCACGGTCCTGGAGCACGACGGTGCCGAAGTCCCCCGGGTGCTGGCCGAGTTGGACGGCGCGACCCTGGCCCATATCGCGGCCCACGGCACGTTCCGCGCGGACAGTCCGCTGTTCTCGTCGCTGCGCATGGCCGACGGCCCGCTCATCGTCCACGACTTCGAACGCCTCGCCCGCAGCCCGTACCGGATCATTCTCTCCAGTTGCGAAACCGCCCGCCTGGCCTCGGTGGGAGCCGATGAACTCCTGGGCCTCGTCACGGCGTTGCTCCCCCTGGGCACGGCGGGCGTGGTGGCGAGCAGCGCCCCGGTCAACGACGCGGCGGTGGTCCCGCTGATGCTCACCCTGCACAAGGGGCTCAGCGCGGGCCTGTCCCTGGCGGAGGCCCTGCGCGACGCCCGGGCCGCCCTGCCGGGGGACGCGACGCATCAGGCGACGGGGTGGGCGTTCACGGCGTTCGGGGCGGCGTGA